In Strigops habroptila isolate Jane chromosome 2, bStrHab1.2.pri, whole genome shotgun sequence, one genomic interval encodes:
- the STX19 gene encoding syntaxin-19 yields the protein MKDRLQELKLRAKELQIAGENNSTTVQEEEQEEFEQQAIIYEQEPITEKHLHEIQKLQNDINNLAEEVHKFSQQQKSLVSSMRRFSVLKKESNIAREIKIQAEHIRKCLDELSKTVKKAENEHGPSRATVRILASQHAFLSQRYLNAMLSYNDAITAKQEKCRRFILRQLEVAGKEVSEEEVNDMLQQGKWEIFNENLLTEVKITKAQLSEIEQRHKELVTLENQIKDLKELFIQISVLVEEQGDMINNIEISMNNTQEYTQVSKEKFGLAVKYRKRNPCKALCCWCCPCCK from the coding sequence ATGAAAGACCGCCTTCAAGAGCTTAAACTGAGAGCTAAGGAACTACAGATAGCTGGAGAAAACAACAGCACAACTGTACAAgaagaagagcaggaggagtTTGAACAGCAGGCCATTATTTATGAACAAGAGCCCATAACTGAAAAGCACTTGCATGAAATCCAGAAGCTTCAGAATGACATCAATAATTTGGCGGAGGAAGTTCATAAATTCagtcaacaacaaaaaagcctaGTATCTTCAATGAGAAGATTCAGTGTTCTTAAAAAGGAATCTAACATAGCAcgagaaataaaaattcaagcAGAGCACATACGAAAATGTTTGGATGAACTGtcaaaaacagtgaaaaaagctgaaaacGAACATGGGCCATCACGTGCCACAGTAAGAATTCTAGCTTCCCAGCATGCTTTCTTATCCCAGCGTTACCTAAATGCTATGCTCTCGTACAACGATGCTATAACTGCTAAgcaagagaaatgcagaagattTATTCTCCGTCAGCTTGAAGTGGCTGGTAAAGAAGTATCTGAGGAAGAAGTCAATGACATGCTCCAAcaaggaaaatgggaaattttcaatgaaaatctACTCACTGAAGTCAAAATTACCAAAGCTCAGCTTTCGGAGATTGAACAGAGACACAAAGAACTAGTTACTCTGGAGAACCAGATCAAAGACTTAAAGGAACTTTTTATCCAGATATCAGTTCTGGTGGAGGAGCAAGGGGACATGATCAACAACATTGAAATCAGTATGAACAATACTCAAGAATACACTCAAGTATCTAAAGAAAAATTTGGGCTTGCAGTCAAATATCGGAAAAGAAACCCTTGCAAAGCATTATGCTGCTGGTGTTGTCCATGCTGCAAATGA